One segment of Trachemys scripta elegans isolate TJP31775 chromosome 1, CAS_Tse_1.0, whole genome shotgun sequence DNA contains the following:
- the DNM1L gene encoding dynamin-1-like protein isoform X6 — protein MDAGTDAMDVLMGRVIPVKLGIIGIVNRSQLDINNKKNVADSIRDEYAFLQKKYPSLANRNGTKYLARTLNRLLMHHIRDCLPELKTRINVLAAQYQSLLNSYGEPVEDKSATLLQLITKFATEYCNTIEGTAKYIETSELCGGARICYIFHETFGRTLESVDPLGGLNTIDILTAIRNATGPRPALFVPEVSFELLVKRQIKRLEEPSLRCVELVHEEMQRIIQHCSNYSTQELLRFPKLHDAIVEVVTSLLRKRLPVTNEMVHNLVAIELAYINTKHPDFADACGLINNNIEEQRRNRLARELPSAMPRDKSTKPPGALTSASQETSTAVSAEADGKAAPGVGDVTQEPGTGNWRGMLKPSKAEELLMEEKSKPLTVLPASPQKGHAVNLLDVPVPVARRLSSREQRDCEVIERLIKSYFLIVRKNIQDSVPKAVMHFLVNHVKDTLQSELVGQLYKSLLLDDLLTESEDMAQRRKEAADMLKALQRASQIIAEIRETHLW, from the exons ATGGATGCTGGCACTGATGCTATGGATGTACTTATGGGAAGAGTGATTCCAGTTAAACTTGGCATAATTGGGATAGTGAACAG GAGTCAATTAGATATTAACAATAAGAAGAATGTAGCTGATTCTATCCGTGATGAATATGCTTTTCTTCAAAAGAAGTATCCATCTCTAGCCAACCGAAATGGAACCAAGTATCTTGCTAGGACACTTAACAG GTTACTAATGCATCATATCAGAGATTGCTTGCCAGAACTGAAAACTAGAATAAATGTTTTAGCTGCTCAGTATCAGTCTCTGCTGAACAGCTATGGGGAACCCGTAGAGGACAAGAGTGCCACTTTGTTGCAGCTGATTACCAAGTTTGCCACTGAATATTGCAACACCATTGAAGGAACAGCAAAATATATAGAAACTTCTGAGCT ATGTGGTGGAGCTAGAATTTGCTACATTTTTCATGAGACATTTGGACGAACCTTAGAATCTGTTGATCCACTAGGTGGCCTTAACACTATAGATATTTTGACTGCTATTAGAAATGCTACA GGACCCCGACCTGCCTTGTTCGTGCCTGAAGTTTCATTTGAATTGTTGGTGAAGAGGCAAATCAAACGTTTAGAGGAGCCCAGCTTGCGCTGTGTGGAGCTGGTTCATGAGGAAATGCAGAGGATTATCCAACATTGTAGCAATTACAGTACACAG GAATTGCTGAGGTTTCCCAAACTACATGATGCCATAGTTGAAGTAGTGACCAGTCTTCTGCGTAAGAGGCTACCAGTTACAAATGAAATG GTCCATAATTTGGTGGCCATTGAGTTAGCTTATATCAACACGAAACACCCAGACTTTGCTGATGCTTGTGGGCTAATAAACAATAACATAGAG gagcaaagGCGTAACAGGTTAGCCCGAGAATTGCCTTCTGCTATGCCacgagacaag TCTACTAAACCTCCAGGTGCATTGACATCTGCCTCCCAGGAGACCTCTACTGCTGTTTCTGCTGAGGCTGATGGCAAG GCTGCTCCTGGGGTGGGAGATGTGACACAAGAACCTGGAACAGGCAACTGGAGAGGAATGCTGAAACCCTCAAAAGCTGAAGAGCTATTAATGGAAGAAAAATCTAAACCACTTACAGTCCTACCTGCCAGCCCTCAAAAAGGCCATGCTGTAAACCTGTTGGATGTG ccTGTACCTGTTGCACGCAGACTCTCTTCCCGTGAGCAACGAGACTGCGAAGTGATTGAACGACTTATCAAATCCTACTTCCTTATTGTCAGGAAGAACATTCAGGACAG TGTGCCAAAGGCGGTGATGCATTTTCTGGTGAATCATGTGAAAGACACTCTTCAGAGCGAGCTAGTTGGACAGCTGTACAAATCCTTGTTGTTAGATGACCTTCTGACGGAATCTGAGGACATGGCACAGCGCAGAAAGGAGGCAGCTGACATGTTAAAG gcatTGCAGCGAGCCAGTCAGATTATTGCTGAGATTCGAGAGACACATCTTTGGTGA